From the Actinopolymorpha sp. NPDC004070 genome, the window CGTCGACCTGGGCAGACGCCACCGTCTGGACCGAGTCGAGCACGATCAGGTCGGGACGTACGGCGTCGATCTGGCCGAGCACCGCGCCGAGGTCGGTCTCGGCGGTCAGGAAGAGCCGCGGCGCGAGCGCGCCGACCCGCTCGGCCCGCAGCCGCACCTGGGCGGCGGACTCCTCACCGGACACGTAGAGGCTCCGCCCACCGGCCCGGGCCCGCTCGGCGGCCGTCTCCAGTAGCAGGGTCGACTTGCCGACACCGGGCTCGCCGGCCACCAGGACCACCGCGCCGGGGACCAGGCCGCCGCCGAGCACCCGGTCGAGCTCGCCGATCCGGGTGGGTTCGGCACGCGCGGCCTCGACGTCGACCTCGTCGATGGGGATCGCCGGCTGGGTGACCGGCTGTGCGCTGGTCACCGTCACCCGGGCCGCGCCGACCCCGGACTCCTCGACCGTGCCCCAGGCCTGGCACTCACCGCACCGGCCGACCCACTTGGTGGTCTGCCAGCCGCACTCGGCGCAGCGGTAGGAGGGGCGCAGGGCACGAGACGTCGACGTTTTCGCCATGCCCGCGAGGCTAGAGGTCACCACCGACAAACCGGCCGACAGCCGTCCGGAGACGGTGAACCCCGACGACCAGCCGCGGCGGGGCAAACCCCGCGCAGGATCGAGTTTCGGTCACGCTTTCGTCACGTACGGGTCGCGGTACGGCGAGATCCCGTCGGCCCGGCGGCAGGTTGTGGACAGGCGCGCCGAGCCACCCGCAAATCCCTGGGGGGAGCGCGCCCCGGGTTCTACTCTCGGTAGACGTGAGCACCGAGACCAGTTCGAACGTGAGCACACAGAGCGCACAGGGCGCGCCGAGCGCGTCGAGCGCACAGGTCGCACAGATCACCCTCGTACCCATCGGGTACGTCCGCGGTGGTCGACGAGAGATCCGCGACGACAGGTGGGACCAGGAGACGGCGAGGATCGTTCTCGACGCCGACCTGCTGGAGCCGTCGGCGACCCAGGGCCTGGTGGCGTTCTCCCACCTCGAGGTGATCTTCCACTTCCACAGGTCGACCCGGGCCAGATCCGGTGCGGCGCACCCGCGCAGCAACCCGCACTGGCCGCGGGTCGGGATCCTCGCCGACCGTACGCAGCACCGGGTCAACCACCTCGGCGTCTCCCGGTGCGAGCTGGTCGCGGTGAACGGCCTGGAGCTGACGGTGCGTGGACTGGACGCGGTGGACGATACGCCCGTGCTGGACGTCAAGCCGTACTTCGAGGAGTACGGCCCGCGCGGCCCGGTCCGGGAGCCGGCCTGGACCCGGCAGCTGATGAGCAGCTACTCCTGACCGGCTACTCCTGACCGGCTGCTACTGACCGGCTTCTACTGACCGGTCGCTCCTACGACCCCAGGGGCGCCTCAGAACGTCCGCCACCACAGGTTGACGGCGTAGTCGACCTCGACACCGGTGTGTTCGGCGATCACGCGTTCGGCCACCTCGGGCCGGAACTCGATCCGGACCACCGCCTCGAAGTCGGCCCGCCGGTCGAACCTCCACCGGATGTCCAGCGGCGTCCGCTCCCAGCCGCGCACGGTCCAGAAGCGTTGCACCGCTTCCGGGTCGTACGCCGGGAACGCCGCCCGGAACCACCCGCCGAACGTACTCCGCGTGGCGTCGTTGTCGATCACGAACGCCGCCCCGCCCCGCCGGACCACCCGGGACAGCTCGGCCAGCCCCGGCTCGCATCCGGGCCCGAAGAAGTACGCCCAGCGCGCGTGCACCACGTCGACGGAGGCGTCCGGTACGGGCAGTGCCTGCGCCGACCCCTGCCGTACCTCGACGTTGGCCAGCCCCGCGCAGCGCCGGCGGGCCTGCTCGGCCAGGCCGCGGTGCGGCTCGACGCCGATCACTCCCGCGGCCTCGGCGGCGAACCGTGGCAGGTGGTAGCCGGTGCCGCAGCCCACGTCGAGGACCCGCGCGCCGCCCCAGGTACGGCGTTCGGACATCGCGCGTTCGAGTACGCCGTCGGGGTCGACCGCGGAGTTTTCGAGCTCGTACGTCGCGGGGTTGTTCCAGATGTTGGGGCTCGGGGTGGCGCCGGTGGTGATGCGGGGCACACCCCGGAGGCTACGACAGCGCCCTACGACCGGACCCTACGACGGGGCCCTGTCGGCCGGCGGCTGCTGGGTGGAGGGGAGCTTGCGAGGCCGCTTGCCCGAGCCCTTCGCCCGCTCCTTCACCCGCTCGGGGTCGGCGGGGTGGCGCGCGACCGGACGCTTGGTGGCCAGGTGCGCCTCGCAGTGCTTGGCCAGCTCGTCGTAGGCCTCCTGGCCGAGCAGCTCGACCAGCTCGGCGCGGCTGTTGAGGTAGACCGGCTCGGGCGCGTTGTGCGCCTCGGTGTTGCCGGTGCAGTACCACTCGAAGTCGTGTCCGCCCGGACCCCAGCCGCGGCGGTCGTACTCGGTGATCGTGACCTCGGTGTACGTCGTGCCGTCGGTCAGCTCGACGTCGCGGTAGAGCCGCCGGATCGGCAGCTGCCAGCACACGTCGGGCTTGGTCTTCAGCGGGTGGACCCCGATGCGCAGGGCGTACCGGTGCAGCGCACAACCGGTGCCGCCGGCGAAGCCCTCGCGGTTGTGGAAGATGCACGCTCCGTCGACGACCCGGGTCTTGCGGTCGCCGTCCTCGTCGAGTTCGACGAAGCCGCCCCGGCGCCCCTCGGCGCGGTACTGCCAGTCCTCGGCGGTGAGCTTCTTGGCGTAGCCGCGCACGCGCTTCTCGTCCGCCTTGTCGGCGAAATGCGCACCAAGTACGCAGCATCCGGCATCCGGCTCGTCGTGGAAGATGCCGGGACAGCCGGCGCCGAAGATGCAGTTGTACCGGGACGTCAGCCAGGTCAGGTCGGCGCGGACTACCTGGTCGGCGTCCGCCGGGTCGGGGAACTCCACCCACGCGCGGGGAAAGTCGAGTGATACCTCGGGCACGCCCGGAACCCTACGCCCCGGCGGGTGCGTCCCGTGGGACCCCCGGGGAATCGACCACGCGGGCGGAGTGTCGGGGTCTCACCTCGGGTCGGCCCGGGCCATTCCGGGCCACGCTCGGGGCGTACGTACCGAATTGTGTCGGACACGGCGAGAGTCGATGCCCGCCAACCGGTAGCGTCGGGGCATGCGGCTCGGTGTACTCGACGTGGGCTCCAACACCGTCCACCTGCTGGTGGTGGACGCGCGACCGGGCGCCCGGCCGCTGCCCGCCTACTCCCACAAGACCGAACTCCGGCTCGCCGAGCATCTCGACGACGACGGCGCGATCTCGCCCGGGGGCGTGTCCGCGCTGGAGGAGCTGGTCGGTGAGGCGCTGGAGATCGGCGAGGACAAGGGCTGCCAGTCCGTGCTCGCCTTCGCCACCTCGGCGGTCCGGGAGGCCACCAACGGCGAGGAGGTGCTGGCCTCGGTGGACGCGTCCACCGGCGTCCACCTCGGCGTCCTCAGCGGCGACCAGGAGGCCCGGCTGACGTTCCTCGCCGTACGCCGGTGGTTCGGCTGGTCCTCCCGGCGGCTGCTGGTCCTCGACATCGGCGGCGGCTCCCTGGAGATCGCCACCGGCGTGGACGAGGACCCCGACGCCGCGCTGTCGGTGCCGCTCGGCGCCGGCCGGCTGACCCGCGGCTGGTTCACCTCCGACCCGCCTGCGCGGAGCGAGGTGAAGGAGCTGCGGAAGTACGCCCGCGCGGAGATCGCGAAGTACGCCGGCCAGGTGCTGAGGTTCGGTGCGCCCGATCACGTGGTGGGTACGTCCAAGACCTTCCGGCAGCTCGCCCGCGTCTGTGGCGCGGCACCCTCCGCCGAGGGCCCCTATGTCAAGCGAACCTTGACACGGGAGGTTCTGCACCAGTGGATACCCAAGCTGGCCGCGATGCGCAGCTCCGAGCGCGCCCAGCTGCCCGGTGTCTCGGCCGGTCGCGCTCCGCAGTTGCTGGCCGGCGCCCTGGTGGCCGAGGCCGCGATGGACATCCTCGAGGTGGAGGAGCTGGAGATCTGCCCCTGGGCGCTTCGCGAGGGAGTGATCCTGCGCCACCTCGACACCATGCCGCCGGAGGACTTCGCGTGACCGGAACTTTTCGGTGAACGGGCCGCTCCGGTGAGCGGGCCCGTCCGGCTGGCCGTCGACGGCGGCCAGACGAGGCTGCGAATGGGCCTGCTCGCTGATACGGACGACGCCGCTGCCACCGACAACGGTGGCGCCGGTGAACCCGCCGCGGCACCGACGTTCGCCGAGCAGGTCTCGGTTCCGGGGTTCCAGTGGACGCTGGGGGAGGACCCGGTCGAGCAGCAGTGCCGCCGGGTGGAGGCCGCCTGGGAGGCGCTGGGCCGGCCCGCACCGGTCGACGTGGTGGCCCTCGGCCTGGCCGGCGGCGCGTCGGACCCGGACAGCCGGCGCCGGCTCGCGCCGCTGGTGGCACGCCGGCTCGGTGCCCCCCGCGTGCTCCTCACCGGTGACGACGTGACCACCCATCTCGGCGTGCTCGCCGGCGCTCCCGGTGTGGTGATCGCCGCGGGCACCGGCGTGGCCTGCCTCGCGGTCACCGCCGGCGGCGAACTCCTCAACGTCGACGGGCTGGGCTACCTGTTCGGCGATGCCGGCGGCGGTTTCTCGATCGGGCTGGCCGGGATGCGCGCGGCGCTGGAGGGCTACGAGGGCCGCGGGCCGGCGACCGTGCTCACCGAGCGCGCCGAGCGCCTGGTCGGCTCGCCCCTGCGGCTGGCGATCAAGCGGTGGTACGCCTCGCCGTCACTGGTCGCCGACGTCGCGGCGTTCTCCGCGCAGGTCACCCAGGCGGCCGGGCCGCCCGACGGCGACCCGGTGGCCCGGAGCCTGTGCCTGCGGGCCGGCCGGGACCTCGGCACGAGCGCGGCCACCGCGGCTCGCCGGGCGTTCCCGGACGCACCCGCGGGAAGCGTGCCGGTGTCCTGGGCGGGTGGCGTACTCGGGGCGCCGGTCGTCTTCGAGGCGTTCGCCGCCGAACTGGCCGCGTCCTGCCCGCCGGCCGCGCTGCGGACCCCGGCGGGCGGCTCGATGACCGGCGCCGCCCGGCTGGCCGCCGGAAGTGACGTACCCCACCTGGCCGGCGTGGTGACCCACAGCGCGGTGGCACGCCCCGGCCCCGCCGGGTCATGACCGCGCGGCCCGGGTGATCACCGGAGCGGACGTCAGGTGATCACCGGGTATTCGCCGGGCAATCCGCACTCGGCGCGTCGGCGAACGACGCGAGCCGTACGCTGGGGGCCGTGCAGCCCGTTGTGCCCTCGACCCACGTGCGCGGCAAGGACGCCGTCGTGCGCGTGCCGGACGCCCGGATCGCCCTGTCCACGGCATCGGTCTATCCGGAGTCGACGGCCACCGCGTTCGAGCTGGCCGCCCGGCTCGGGTTCGACGGGGTGGAGGTCATGGTGGGCGCCGACCCGCTGAGCCAGGACGTCGACGCGCTGCGCCGGATCAGCGACTACCACCAGGTGCCGATCGTGTCGATCCACGCGCCCACCCTGCTCATCACGCAGCGGGTCTGGGGCACCGATCCCTGGGGCAAGATCGACCGCAGTGCCGAGGCCGCCAAGGCACTGGGGGCGTCCACGGTGGTCGTGCACCCGCCGTTTCGCTGGCAGCGCGACTACGCCCGCGACTTCGTGGGCGGGATCGCCCGGCGCCAGGCCGAGTCCGGGGTCAGCCTCGCCGTGGAGAACATGTTCCCGTGGAAGGCCGCGGGCCAGGGTGTCCAGGCCTACCTGCCGGGCTGGGATCCGCGCGACTTCGACTACGCCGAGGTGACGCTCGACCTGTCCCACACCGCGACCGCCGGCGTGGACGCGTACCAGATGGCGTACGACCTCGGCGACCGCCTCACCCACATCCACCTCGCCGACGGCAGCGGCTCCAACAAGGACGAGCACCTGGTGCCCGGCCGCGGCAGCCAGCGGTGTTCGGACGTGCTCGAGCTCCTCGCCTGCCGCGGCTTCACCGGCAGCATCGTGCTGGAGGTCAACACCCGCAAGGCCACCGGACGGTCGGAGCGGGAGGCCGACCTGGTGGAGGCGCTGGCGTTCGCCCGGCTGAGCTTCGCCGCACCGGTGGTTCCGTCGTACGCCGTGACCGCCGACGGCACGATCGAGGCCGTCGCGCCGCAGCCGTCCGGCGGCGAGAGCACGTCCGGCGCGTCCGGCACCTCCGGCTGACCCGCGCCCCCGGCGGGTTCGCGTCTTCCGGCGGTCTCGTCCCGGGATGGATCCGGGGAGCACGCGGCGCGCCCGCGGATCCGATCGCCCCATGAGATCCGCATGAGATCCCGTCACGGGGCCCGCGTCGTACGGAAGTGTCCGATGACGCGATAAGTCGTACAGCTTCGGCTATTGCCCCGAACCCACCCAGGCCGCACGCTGTGGGCACATCGAGGCACGCCCCGAGCTTCGCGCCGGGGCGTGACCCGTGACCTGCGGGCGGCAAAGGGGTCCGGGACATGAACGTCGTACGGCGGCGGCTGCGTACCCTCGTGGTGCTGTTGGGATTCGCGTCCGGATCCGTGGTGTTCGCCGCGCCGGCGCAGGCGGCACCGCCGACGTACGCCGCGCTCGGGGACTCCTACTCCTCCGGGCTCGGCACCCGTTCCTACTATCCGGACAGCGGATCCTGCTACCGCTCGCCGTACAGCTATCCCGTCCTGGACGCGGCCCGGATCGGCGCCAGGTTGACGTTCCTCGCTTGCTCGGGCGCGACCGTCGCGGGGGTGCGCAGCCAGGTCGGGCGCATCCCATCCGGTGCGACGCTGGTGACCGTCACCGCCGGCGGCAACGACGCGGGCTTCGGCAACGTGCTGTTGCGGTGCGCGCTGCCGTGGCCGCTGACCTGCTGGGACCAGATCGACCACGCGAACACCGTCATCCGCACGGTTCTGCCGGCTCGGCTGGACGGGTTGTACGCCGCGATCCGGGCGGCCGCCCCGCGAGCCCGGGTGCTGGTGGTCGGCTACCCGCGGCTGTTCAACGGGCGTGAGTGCAATCTCGCGTCCCGTATCAGTTCCAGCGAG encodes:
- a CDS encoding SAM-dependent methyltransferase encodes the protein MSTETSSNVSTQSAQGAPSASSAQVAQITLVPIGYVRGGRREIRDDRWDQETARIVLDADLLEPSATQGLVAFSHLEVIFHFHRSTRARSGAAHPRSNPHWPRVGILADRTQHRVNHLGVSRCELVAVNGLELTVRGLDAVDDTPVLDVKPYFEEYGPRGPVREPAWTRQLMSSYS
- a CDS encoding class I SAM-dependent methyltransferase is translated as MPRITTGATPSPNIWNNPATYELENSAVDPDGVLERAMSERRTWGGARVLDVGCGTGYHLPRFAAEAAGVIGVEPHRGLAEQARRRCAGLANVEVRQGSAQALPVPDASVDVVHARWAYFFGPGCEPGLAELSRVVRRGGAAFVIDNDATRSTFGGWFRAAFPAYDPEAVQRFWTVRGWERTPLDIRWRFDRRADFEAVVRIEFRPEVAERVIAEHTGVEVDYAVNLWWRTF
- a CDS encoding Ppx/GppA phosphatase family protein, encoding MRLGVLDVGSNTVHLLVVDARPGARPLPAYSHKTELRLAEHLDDDGAISPGGVSALEELVGEALEIGEDKGCQSVLAFATSAVREATNGEEVLASVDASTGVHLGVLSGDQEARLTFLAVRRWFGWSSRRLLVLDIGGGSLEIATGVDEDPDAALSVPLGAGRLTRGWFTSDPPARSEVKELRKYARAEIAKYAGQVLRFGAPDHVVGTSKTFRQLARVCGAAPSAEGPYVKRTLTREVLHQWIPKLAAMRSSERAQLPGVSAGRAPQLLAGALVAEAAMDILEVEELEICPWALREGVILRHLDTMPPEDFA
- a CDS encoding BadF/BadG/BcrA/BcrD ATPase family protein yields the protein MSGPVRLAVDGGQTRLRMGLLADTDDAAATDNGGAGEPAAAPTFAEQVSVPGFQWTLGEDPVEQQCRRVEAAWEALGRPAPVDVVALGLAGGASDPDSRRRLAPLVARRLGAPRVLLTGDDVTTHLGVLAGAPGVVIAAGTGVACLAVTAGGELLNVDGLGYLFGDAGGGFSIGLAGMRAALEGYEGRGPATVLTERAERLVGSPLRLAIKRWYASPSLVADVAAFSAQVTQAAGPPDGDPVARSLCLRAGRDLGTSAATAARRAFPDAPAGSVPVSWAGGVLGAPVVFEAFAAELAASCPPAALRTPAGGSMTGAARLAAGSDVPHLAGVVTHSAVARPGPAGS
- a CDS encoding sugar phosphate isomerase/epimerase, whose amino-acid sequence is MPDARIALSTASVYPESTATAFELAARLGFDGVEVMVGADPLSQDVDALRRISDYHQVPIVSIHAPTLLITQRVWGTDPWGKIDRSAEAAKALGASTVVVHPPFRWQRDYARDFVGGIARRQAESGVSLAVENMFPWKAAGQGVQAYLPGWDPRDFDYAEVTLDLSHTATAGVDAYQMAYDLGDRLTHIHLADGSGSNKDEHLVPGRGSQRCSDVLELLACRGFTGSIVLEVNTRKATGRSEREADLVEALAFARLSFAAPVVPSYAVTADGTIEAVAPQPSGGESTSGASGTSG
- a CDS encoding SGNH/GDSL hydrolase family protein; the encoded protein is MNVVRRRLRTLVVLLGFASGSVVFAAPAQAAPPTYAALGDSYSSGLGTRSYYPDSGSCYRSPYSYPVLDAARIGARLTFLACSGATVAGVRSQVGRIPSGATLVTVTAGGNDAGFGNVLLRCALPWPLTCWDQIDHANTVIRTVLPARLDGLYAAIRAAAPRARVLVVGYPRLFNGRECNLASRISSSEQRALNATADLLAATIAARAAAHGFAYADARGPFTGHSVCADAEWINGLSNPIAESYHPNRPGQRGYADLVGPALNRLAGSRRSRV